The Streptomyces sp. A2-16 sequence GACGGCGGCCCGCAGGCCCGTCTCCAGGAGGATGCCGCAGGCCGACACGATCAGCGCGGCCAGCGCGAGCGCGACGAACGTACCGACGAAGGAGGCCGGTCGGAAGCGGACGGCGGCGCGAGCGAGACCGTTGGGGAGGTGCATCACGCCGCCGCTCCCGCGTAGGCCGGTGTCGTGAGGCTCGTCATCCGGGCGGCGATGCGGTCGGCGGGGGCGCGGTCCAGGTGGTCGACGATCTCGCCGTCGGCCAGGAACAGGACGCGGTCGGCCCAGGCGGCGGCCGAGGGGTCGTGGGTGACCATGACGACGGTGGCCCCCTGGGCGTCGACCGCCGTGCGCAGAAGGGCGAGGATCTCCGCGGCCGTGGTGGTGTCCAGGGCGCCCGTGGGCTCGTCGGCGAAGACCACGTCGGGGCGGGTGACCAGGGCCCGTGCGATCGCGACGCGCTGCTGCTGGCCGCCGGAGAGCCGGCCGGGGCGGCGGCGGGCCAGGTCGGTGAGGCCGACCTGGGCGAGGACCTCGGCGGTGCGGCGGCGGTCGGGGCGGTGGCCCGCCAGGCGCATCGGCAGGACGACGTTCTGCTCGACCGTGAGGGACGGGAGCAGGTTGAAGGCCTGGAAGACGAAGCCGAGGCGGGTGCGGCGCAGCGCGGTGAGCTTGTTCTCCTTCATGCCGGTGATCTCGGTACCGCCGAGGCGGACGGTCCCGGACGTGGGGCGGTCCAGGCCGGCCGCGCACTGGAGGAAGGTGGACTTCCCCGAGCCCGAGGGGCCCATCACCGCGGTGAAGGTGGCGGGCGGCAGGGTGAGGTCGATGCCGCGCAGGGCGTGGACGGCGGAGCCGCCCCGGCCGTGGCGCCGGGTGACTCCGTGCAGTTCTACGGCCCATTCGGCTGGCATGACGTGTCCCTTCGGTCCGTTGGTGTCCTTTTGAACCTACGGAGCGAAGGGGTGGGGGTGCGATGAGGACGGCTGGCGGATCCGGGCGGGGGTAAACCCCACCTGCCTAGCGCGGCATCGCCTGGGCCGTCGGCCCCTCGCGCGAGATCAGCAGCAGCGCCCGGTCGTCGTTGACGTCCTTGGCGACCGCCTCGATCAGGTGCCAGGCGGCGCCGTGGAAGCCGCCCGCCACGTAGCGGTCGGCCTCGCCGGTCAGACGGTCTATGCCCTCCACTATGTCCCGGTCGGACGTCTCCACCAGACCGTCGGTGAAGAGCATCAGCACGTCACCGGGCCGGAGCGAGCCCTTCACCGGGTCGAACTGGGCGCCGTCGTAGACCCCGAGGAGGGGTCCTTCCGCGGCCTTCTCCTCCCAGCGGCCGCTGCCGGCGCTGAGCTGGAGCCCCGGCGGGTGGCCGGCCGAGTAGAGCTCGTAGTCGCCGGAGTCGAGGTCCAGGACGAGGTGGATGGAGGTCGCGAAGCCCTCGTCCCAGTCCTGGCGGAGCAGATAGCCGTTCGCGGCGGGCAGGAAGGCGTGCGGGGGCAGCGAACCCAGCAGGCCGCCGAAGGCCCCGGACAGCAGCAGCGCCCGCGACCCCGCGTCCATGCCCTTGCCGGAGACGTCCGTCAGGACGACCTCCAGTGTCCGGCCGCCGTTCGTACGGGCCGCGACCACGAAGTCGCCGGAGAAGGACTGGCCGCCCGCCGGCCGCAGCGCCATCTCCCGGTGCCAGCCGTGCGGCAGCTGCGGCAGCTTGCTCTGCACCCGGATGCGTTCGCGCAGGTCGAACAGCATGGTCCCGCCGCGTCGCCAGGGCACTCCGACCCGGCTGCGGAACTGTGCGATCAGCAGTCCGAAGGAGCCACAGGCGGCCACGACCAGAACCACTCCGGGGGTGACCCGGGACGGGCCCTCGGTGTACGGCCCCAGCTGCACCGACTCCACGATCAGCGCGGTCGCCGCCGCCGCGTACAGGCCGAGCAGGCTCGCCGGGCGCAGCAGCAGCCCGCCGGCGACGATCGGGAGGACCAGTGCGGCGGGTGAGCACCACACCGAGTTCATCAAAGTGACGGCCGCGATCATCGGGACGGTCAGGAGCAGGCCGGCCAGCGCGACCCAGTCCGAGCCGTCGCCGCGGAAGTAGTCCACGGCACTTCTGCGCAGGCCGACGCGGACCCGGTGCCACTGCATCCTCAACCGGGCCGTGAACGTATCGGCTGCCGCGCGCCGCTCTCGTCCTGCTGCCATTAGTTCGGGACCTTATCCGTCGAACCCCCTGCTTGGCACAGGAGGTACGACTTGTCCCCCGTGCGAGGTTCAACTTCACAGCTGTTCAAGGGCCGTACGCGCCCCTGCTCACGACGGGCTCCCCGAAATTCCCTCGCTCGTCCCGCAATGCCCTGGTAGGCATGGTTCATGGGGACTGACTTGCGGGTGCTTCGGCAGGACGACTGGGAAGAGTGGTACGGCAACCTGATCCGCGCCTTCGGCGGGGTTCCGGAGTCGGCCGAGGAACGGGAGCTGTGGCGTGAGCTCACCGCGTACGACCGCTCCATCGGCGTCTGGGACGGCGGGCGCTGCGTGGGCACAGCGGGGGCGTTCGGCTTCCGGGTGACCGTGCCGGGCGGAGCCTCCGTGCCCGCCGCCGGCGTCACCATGGTCGGCGTGGCCGGCACGCACCGGCGGCGCGGGGTGCTCACCTCGATGATGCGGCGCCAGCTGGACGACGTGCGCTCCTGGGGCGAGCCGCTGGCCGTGCTCACGGCCTCCGAGCCGGTGATCTACGGCCGGTTCGGGTACGGCGTCGGCACATACCACCTCAACGCCGACATCGACACGACCCGGGTCAGGCTGTCCGTGCCGCCCGGCACCGACGACGTACGCCTGCGGTACGCGGCGCCCGCCGACGTGCTCGACGCGTGCGAGGCGGTGTACGCCCGGCTCGTGCCCCGGCGGCCCGGGATGGTCGCGCGGGTTCCGGGCTGGGAGCGGCTGTGGCTGCTCGACGCGGAGAGCGACCGGGACGGCGCGTCACCGCTGCAGTGCGTGGTCGCGGAGCGGGACGGGGAGGTCGTGGGTTTCGTGCGCTACCGGGTCAAGGCGGACTGGGAGGCGGCCGGGCCCAAGGGCACGGTGGTGGTCTCCGACCTGGAGGCGCTGGATCCGGCCACGCACGGCGCGCTCTGGCGGTTCCTGTTCGACCTCGACCTCACCTCGCGGATCGACGTCCGGCGGCGGCCGGTCGACGAGGCCTGGCAGTACCTCGTCTCCGACGTCCGGCGCTGCTCCCTGCTGGTGCGGGACTCGCTGCACGTGCGGCTGGTGGACGTCGGGGCGGCGCTGGAGGCGCGGACCTATCAGGCGCCGGTGGACGTGGTGCTGGAGGTCGAGGACGCCTTCTGCCCCTGGAACAGCGGGCGTTGGCGGCTCAGCGGCGACGCGAAGGGCGCGACCTGCGACCGTACGACGGACTCGCCCGATCTCGCCCTGTCCGTACGGGAGTTGGGGGCGGCCTATCTCGGTGGTGTGAGCCTCGCCTCGCTGGCGGGGGCCGGGCTGGTGCGGGAGGTGCGGCAGGGGGCGCTGGCCGAGGCCGCGGTGGGGTTCGGGTCGGCGGTGGCGCCCTGGCTGCCGCACGGCTTCTAGGGTCCCCGGGGTCCCGCCGTCAGGGTTTCTGGCAGGTGGGGCACCAGAAGAGGTTGCGGGCGGCGAGATCGGCGGTGCGGATCTCGCCGCCACAGAGATGGCAGGGCAGGTTGGCCCTGCGGTACACGTAGACCTCGCCGCCGTGGTCGTCGACCCGGGGCGGGCGGCCCATCGCCTCCGGGGTGTGCTCCGGGCGGACGGTGTCGATGCGGTTGTTGCGCACGCCCTCGCGCATGAGCTCGACGAGGTCGGCCCACATCGCGTCCCACTCGGCGGGCGTGATGTCCCTGCCCGCGCGGTACGGGTCGACGCGGTGCCGGAAGAGGACCTCAGCGCGGTAGACGTTGCCGACGCCCGCGATGACCTTCTGGTCCATCAGCAGGGCGGCGATCGTCGTACGGCTGCGGGAGATCCGCCGGTACGCGGCCTGCGGGTCGGCGGCCGGGCGCAGGGGGTCCGGGCCGAGGCGGTCGTGTATCGACCGCTTCTCGGCGGGGGTGATCAGGGCGCAGGTCGTGGGGCCGCGGAGGTCGACGTACGCCGTGGTGTTCGCGAGGCGGAGACGGACCGTGTCCGTGGGCGGGGGCGCGGGAGCGGCGCCGAAGGCGACCTTGCCGAAGAGGCCGAGGTGGATGTGGACCCAGTCGGTGGCGCGGAAGCCGAGGAAGAGGTGTTTGCCGTGGGCCTCGGTGCGGGT is a genomic window containing:
- a CDS encoding ABC transporter ATP-binding protein; amino-acid sequence: MPAEWAVELHGVTRRHGRGGSAVHALRGIDLTLPPATFTAVMGPSGSGKSTFLQCAAGLDRPTSGTVRLGGTEITGMKENKLTALRRTRLGFVFQAFNLLPSLTVEQNVVLPMRLAGHRPDRRRTAEVLAQVGLTDLARRRPGRLSGGQQQRVAIARALVTRPDVVFADEPTGALDTTTAAEILALLRTAVDAQGATVVMVTHDPSAAAWADRVLFLADGEIVDHLDRAPADRIAARMTSLTTPAYAGAAA
- a CDS encoding PP2C family protein-serine/threonine phosphatase; its protein translation is MAAGRERRAAADTFTARLRMQWHRVRVGLRRSAVDYFRGDGSDWVALAGLLLTVPMIAAVTLMNSVWCSPAALVLPIVAGGLLLRPASLLGLYAAAATALIVESVQLGPYTEGPSRVTPGVVLVVAACGSFGLLIAQFRSRVGVPWRRGGTMLFDLRERIRVQSKLPQLPHGWHREMALRPAGGQSFSGDFVVAARTNGGRTLEVVLTDVSGKGMDAGSRALLLSGAFGGLLGSLPPHAFLPAANGYLLRQDWDEGFATSIHLVLDLDSGDYELYSAGHPPGLQLSAGSGRWEEKAAEGPLLGVYDGAQFDPVKGSLRPGDVLMLFTDGLVETSDRDIVEGIDRLTGEADRYVAGGFHGAAWHLIEAVAKDVNDDRALLLISREGPTAQAMPR
- a CDS encoding GNAT family N-acetyltransferase, with amino-acid sequence MGTDLRVLRQDDWEEWYGNLIRAFGGVPESAEERELWRELTAYDRSIGVWDGGRCVGTAGAFGFRVTVPGGASVPAAGVTMVGVAGTHRRRGVLTSMMRRQLDDVRSWGEPLAVLTASEPVIYGRFGYGVGTYHLNADIDTTRVRLSVPPGTDDVRLRYAAPADVLDACEAVYARLVPRRPGMVARVPGWERLWLLDAESDRDGASPLQCVVAERDGEVVGFVRYRVKADWEAAGPKGTVVVSDLEALDPATHGALWRFLFDLDLTSRIDVRRRPVDEAWQYLVSDVRRCSLLVRDSLHVRLVDVGAALEARTYQAPVDVVLEVEDAFCPWNSGRWRLSGDAKGATCDRTTDSPDLALSVRELGAAYLGGVSLASLAGAGLVREVRQGALAEAAVGFGSAVAPWLPHGF
- a CDS encoding Fpg/Nei family DNA glycosylase produces the protein MPEGHTIHRLAQDYAEAFTGTKPRVTSPQGKFSDAAELLTGSELTRTEAHGKHLFLGFRATDWVHIHLGLFGKVAFGAAPAPPPTDTVRLRLANTTAYVDLRGPTTCALITPAEKRSIHDRLGPDPLRPAADPQAAYRRISRSRTTIAALLMDQKVIAGVGNVYRAEVLFRHRVDPYRAGRDITPAEWDAMWADLVELMREGVRNNRIDTVRPEHTPEAMGRPPRVDDHGGEVYVYRRANLPCHLCGGEIRTADLAARNLFWCPTCQKP